In a genomic window of Nostoc sp. UHCC 0870:
- a CDS encoding glutamate synthase-related protein: MNDQPMNLNQEITANMKSGDTYQGQKWLVEERDACGVGFIAHRQNQASHEIVDKALVALACLEHRGGCSADQDSGDGAGILTAIPWQLFQTEYSQGEIDFSSHSNMAVGMIFLPQDAEVAKKAKATFEKIATEEKLTVLGWRVVPIQSDLLGVQARANQPQIEQIFLQSAQSGDELERQLYIARKRIFKAAKSITEELYICSLSSRTIVYKGMVRSAVLGEFYEDLQNPAYQSAFAVYHRRFSTNTMPKWPLAQPMRLLGHNGEINTLLGNINWMMARESSLNHPIWGNRTEDLKPVANINSSDSATLDNVMELMVRSGRSPEESLMIMVPEAYQNQPSLANHPEIVDFYEYYSGLQESWDGPALLVFSDGQKVGATLDRNGLRPARYVITKDDYIVVASEAGVVDFPEANIVEKGRLGPGQMIAVDLINHEVLKNWEIKQRAAKKHPYGEWLQQYRQDLKKIVGESTAVNGNGNGNGHKTAENGHLTTNTIDKQTLLRQQLAFGYNTEDVEMVIQPMASNGAEPTFCMGDDIPLAVLSDKPHLLYDYFKQRFAQVTNPAIDPLREKLVMSLKVELGERGNLLEPKPEFARRLKLESPVLTEAELDAIKLSGFATADLSTLFAIANGPTGLQDAVQALQKQAAESVRAGAKILILSDRTGDGITSEYSYIPPLLAVGAVHHHLIREGLRMKTSLIVDTAQCWSTHHFACLIGYGAGAVCPYMALDTVRDWWYEPKTQSFMERGKLKAISLEQAIANYRKAVESGLLKILSKMGISLLSSYQAAQIFEAIGIGGDLLQLGFQGTTSRIGGLSVSELAQEVLTFHCKAFPELTIKKLENLGFVNYRPGGEYHMNSPELAKALHKAVDSKLYDHYEVYKQHLQGRPITALRDLLDFQSDRTPISVEEVESVSDIVKRFCTGGMSLGALSREAHEVLAIAMNRLGGKSNSGEGGEDPVRYNVLNDVDPSGHSPTLPHLNGLRNGDTASSAIKQVASGRFGVTPGYLASAKQIEIKIAQGAKPGEGGQLPGPKVSPYIAMLRRSKPGVTLISPPPHHDIYSIEDLAQLIFDLHQINPKAQVSVKLVAEIGIGTIAAGVAKANADIIQISGHDGGTGASPLSSIKHAGSPWELGLSEVHRVLMENSLRDRVLLRVDGGLKTGWDVLMAALMGAEEFGFGSIAMIAEGCIMARICHTNNCPVGVASQKEELRKRFTGIPEHVVNFFFFIAEEVRSLLARLGYRSLSEITGRADLLTTRTSAALTKTQSLNLNCLLQLPDTKTNRSWLVHEQVHSNGPVVDDQILGDPTIQAAIHHQSTVTKTLAIVNTDRTVGARLAGAIASQYGDSGFEGQINLNFNGSVGQSFGAFNLPGMILTLEGEANDYVGKGMHGGEIIIKPPADATYDPSQNVIVGNTCLYGATGGVLFANGLGGERFAVRNSKGVAVIEGAGDHCCEYMTGGVIVVLGKVGRNVAAGMTGGLAYFLDEDGLFPELVNKEIVKIQRVMTAAGEKQLKDLIKAHVERTGSAKAEFILQNWSEFLPRFWQLVPPSEADSSEANPQAVPEKHLSSV; this comes from the coding sequence ATGAATGATCAACCGATGAATCTAAACCAAGAAATCACAGCAAATATGAAATCAGGGGATACCTACCAAGGGCAAAAGTGGTTAGTAGAAGAACGAGATGCCTGTGGTGTAGGTTTTATTGCTCATCGTCAAAATCAGGCCAGCCACGAAATTGTGGACAAGGCTTTAGTAGCATTAGCCTGTTTAGAACATCGGGGTGGTTGTAGTGCAGATCAAGACTCTGGTGACGGGGCGGGAATTTTAACGGCGATTCCTTGGCAATTATTCCAAACAGAATATTCTCAAGGAGAAATAGACTTTTCATCTCATAGCAATATGGCAGTGGGGATGATATTCTTACCCCAAGATGCAGAAGTCGCAAAAAAAGCTAAAGCCACTTTTGAGAAAATAGCCACTGAAGAAAAATTAACTGTACTGGGCTGGCGAGTAGTACCAATACAATCAGATTTACTGGGAGTACAAGCAAGAGCCAATCAACCGCAGATTGAACAGATTTTTCTGCAATCTGCACAAAGCGGAGATGAACTAGAAAGGCAACTGTACATTGCTCGGAAACGCATATTTAAAGCCGCTAAAAGTATCACAGAAGAACTGTACATCTGTTCCTTATCTAGCCGCACGATTGTTTATAAGGGCATGGTGCGTTCTGCGGTTTTGGGTGAATTTTATGAAGATTTGCAAAATCCCGCTTATCAAAGTGCGTTTGCGGTTTATCACCGCCGCTTTAGTACCAATACAATGCCGAAGTGGCCTCTAGCACAACCGATGCGGTTGTTGGGTCATAACGGTGAAATCAATACCTTGTTGGGTAACATCAATTGGATGATGGCGCGGGAATCTAGCCTTAATCATCCGATCTGGGGAAATCGCACGGAAGACCTCAAGCCTGTCGCTAATATTAATAGCAGTGACTCCGCCACCTTGGATAACGTCATGGAGTTAATGGTGCGTTCAGGACGATCGCCAGAAGAATCTTTGATGATTATGGTGCCTGAAGCTTATCAAAATCAACCATCTTTAGCTAACCATCCTGAGATTGTCGATTTTTACGAATATTACAGTGGTTTGCAAGAATCATGGGACGGGCCAGCACTGTTAGTATTCAGCGATGGACAAAAAGTTGGCGCAACCTTAGATCGTAATGGTTTAAGACCCGCCCGTTATGTCATTACCAAAGATGACTACATTGTAGTGGCTTCCGAAGCAGGTGTAGTAGACTTCCCTGAAGCCAACATAGTCGAAAAAGGCAGGCTAGGCCCTGGACAAATGATTGCGGTGGATTTAATCAACCACGAAGTCCTCAAAAATTGGGAAATTAAGCAGCGTGCAGCCAAGAAACATCCCTACGGCGAATGGCTGCAACAGTACCGCCAAGACCTTAAAAAAATTGTGGGAGAGTCTACAGCAGTCAATGGCAATGGTAACGGCAATGGTCATAAAACTGCCGAAAATGGACATCTGACTACCAACACCATTGATAAACAAACCCTGTTGCGTCAGCAACTCGCCTTTGGTTACAACACCGAAGACGTGGAAATGGTGATTCAACCAATGGCTAGCAATGGTGCAGAACCAACGTTCTGTATGGGGGATGATATTCCTCTAGCAGTGCTGTCAGACAAACCTCACCTGCTGTATGACTATTTCAAACAGCGTTTCGCCCAAGTCACTAACCCCGCAATTGACCCATTGCGAGAAAAGTTAGTGATGTCTTTGAAGGTCGAACTGGGTGAGAGGGGTAACTTATTAGAACCCAAGCCAGAATTTGCGAGAAGACTAAAACTAGAGTCGCCAGTCTTAACAGAAGCAGAATTAGACGCAATTAAGCTGTCGGGATTTGCCACGGCTGATTTATCTACACTGTTTGCGATCGCTAACGGCCCCACAGGATTGCAAGATGCAGTGCAGGCTTTACAAAAACAAGCGGCCGAATCAGTCCGAGCAGGTGCGAAGATTTTAATCTTAAGCGATCGCACTGGTGATGGCATTACTTCCGAATACAGTTATATTCCTCCCTTATTAGCCGTGGGTGCAGTGCATCATCACCTGATTCGGGAAGGGTTGCGGATGAAAACCTCCCTCATCGTAGATACCGCCCAGTGTTGGAGTACCCACCACTTTGCTTGTTTAATTGGCTATGGTGCTGGTGCTGTCTGTCCTTACATGGCTTTAGATACCGTGCGCGATTGGTGGTATGAACCCAAAACTCAAAGTTTCATGGAACGGGGTAAACTCAAAGCCATTAGCTTAGAACAAGCGATCGCCAACTATCGCAAAGCTGTAGAGTCGGGTTTGTTGAAAATTCTCTCGAAAATGGGAATTTCCCTCCTTTCTAGCTACCAAGCTGCACAAATCTTTGAAGCTATTGGGATTGGTGGAGATTTATTACAACTGGGATTCCAGGGTACAACCTCCCGCATTGGCGGCTTGAGTGTGAGTGAGTTAGCCCAAGAGGTGCTTACCTTCCACTGCAAGGCTTTCCCCGAACTGACAATTAAAAAGTTAGAAAATCTAGGGTTTGTCAACTACCGTCCTGGTGGCGAGTACCACATGAACAGCCCAGAACTAGCTAAAGCACTGCATAAAGCTGTAGATAGCAAGCTGTACGACCATTACGAAGTTTATAAGCAGCATCTCCAAGGTAGACCCATCACAGCACTGCGCGACTTGCTGGACTTTCAAAGCGATCGCACTCCCATCTCTGTAGAAGAAGTTGAGTCAGTTAGTGATATAGTCAAACGCTTCTGTACTGGTGGGATGTCCTTGGGCGCATTGTCACGGGAAGCCCATGAAGTTCTGGCGATCGCCATGAACCGCCTAGGTGGTAAATCTAATTCTGGCGAAGGTGGCGAAGATCCAGTACGTTACAACGTCCTTAACGATGTAGACCCATCTGGTCACTCACCGACCCTTCCCCACCTCAACGGTTTACGCAATGGTGACACCGCTTCTAGTGCCATCAAGCAAGTAGCATCAGGACGCTTTGGTGTCACACCAGGGTATTTAGCCAGTGCGAAGCAAATCGAAATTAAAATTGCCCAAGGTGCAAAACCAGGGGAAGGTGGACAACTACCAGGGCCAAAGGTGAGTCCTTACATTGCCATGTTGAGGCGTTCTAAGCCTGGTGTCACTTTGATTTCACCACCACCACACCATGATATCTACTCCATTGAAGACCTCGCACAGTTAATTTTTGACTTGCACCAAATTAACCCGAAAGCCCAGGTATCGGTGAAGCTAGTTGCAGAAATTGGGATTGGGACGATCGCAGCTGGTGTAGCTAAAGCCAACGCCGATATCATCCAAATTTCTGGACATGATGGCGGTACAGGTGCATCACCACTAAGTTCCATTAAGCACGCTGGTTCACCGTGGGAATTGGGATTGAGTGAAGTACATCGAGTCTTAATGGAAAATAGTTTACGCGATCGCGTCCTTTTACGGGTAGACGGCGGACTCAAAACTGGTTGGGATGTCTTGATGGCTGCATTGATGGGCGCAGAAGAATTCGGCTTCGGCTCAATCGCCATGATTGCTGAAGGTTGTATCATGGCGAGAATTTGCCACACTAACAACTGTCCTGTAGGTGTAGCTTCCCAAAAAGAAGAACTGCGGAAGCGGTTTACAGGTATCCCAGAACACGTAGTTAATTTCTTCTTCTTCATCGCTGAGGAAGTTAGGAGTTTATTAGCACGATTAGGCTATCGTTCTTTGTCAGAAATTACTGGACGCGCTGATTTACTGACAACACGGACAAGTGCAGCACTCACCAAAACCCAATCACTCAACCTCAATTGTTTGCTGCAACTACCAGATACCAAAACCAACCGTAGCTGGTTAGTGCATGAACAAGTCCACAGCAACGGACCAGTTGTGGATGACCAAATACTCGGCGATCCAACAATTCAAGCTGCGATTCATCACCAATCTACAGTTACTAAGACCTTAGCTATTGTCAATACTGACAGAACTGTAGGAGCAAGATTAGCAGGTGCGATCGCTTCCCAATACGGTGATAGTGGCTTTGAAGGGCAAATTAACCTCAACTTTAATGGTAGCGTGGGACAAAGCTTTGGTGCTTTTAACCTCCCTGGCATGATTTTGACCCTAGAGGGAGAAGCCAACGACTACGTAGGGAAAGGAATGCACGGTGGTGAAATTATCATTAAACCACCAGCCGATGCGACCTATGACCCATCACAAAACGTGATCGTAGGTAACACTTGCCTTTACGGTGCTACAGGTGGAGTGTTATTTGCCAATGGTTTAGGCGGAGAACGCTTTGCTGTCCGCAATTCCAAAGGCGTAGCCGTCATTGAAGGTGCTGGGGATCACTGCTGTGAATACATGACTGGTGGCGTAATTGTAGTTCTGGGTAAAGTAGGACGGAACGTAGCAGCCGGTATGACTGGTGGACTAGCCTATTTCTTAGATGAAGATGGCTTATTCCCTGAGTTAGTCAACAAAGAAATTGTCAAAATTCAACGGGTGATGACAGCAGCCGGAGAGAAGCAGCTAAAAGATTTAATCAAAGCCCATGTAGAACGTACAGGTTCAGCCAAAGCTGAATTCATCTTGCAAAATTGGTCAGAATTCTTACCTAGATTCTGGCAATTAGTACCACCTTCCGAGGCTGATAGTTCAGAAGCCAATCCTCAAGCTGTGCCAGAAAAACATCTGAGTTCAGTATAG
- a CDS encoding polysaccharide deacetylase family protein: MENNKQLLWPQGILVALFALSVSLSVGLMMLVKPTTSDAQIRQSLNSNTTPVPVAKIGTQERIEGLKEIMLTSWQQQAQVKGFSYVLSPRFQGATIKSAQLSQGQKVIALTFDDGPWPESTAQVLDILKENNVKGTFFVVGQNIKNYPDLLKRVVAEGHVIGNHTWHHRYHFMNAQVAAYEVANTTDLIYKVAGVKTNLFRPPGGIMTNGVANYARNSKYAIIMWSSDSIDYSQPRVPNLINNVFRTAKPGGIVLMHDGGGDRSQTVQALPEIIAKFRNQGYSFVTVPELLEMQEKDQKRIANKK; the protein is encoded by the coding sequence GTGGAAAACAACAAGCAGTTGCTATGGCCGCAAGGAATATTGGTTGCGCTGTTTGCCTTAAGTGTAAGTTTGAGTGTTGGTTTGATGATGTTAGTTAAACCAACTACTTCAGATGCTCAGATCAGACAAAGCCTAAATTCCAATACTACACCTGTGCCTGTTGCCAAGATAGGAACTCAGGAGCGCATTGAAGGATTAAAAGAAATCATGCTGACAAGTTGGCAACAACAAGCACAAGTTAAGGGTTTTTCTTATGTTTTGTCGCCACGCTTTCAAGGAGCAACTATTAAGTCAGCACAACTCAGTCAAGGTCAAAAAGTGATTGCTTTGACTTTTGATGATGGGCCTTGGCCTGAATCTACAGCACAAGTGCTAGATATCCTCAAAGAAAACAATGTCAAAGGCACATTTTTTGTTGTTGGGCAAAATATCAAGAATTATCCAGACCTACTTAAGCGTGTAGTTGCTGAAGGTCATGTAATTGGTAATCATACTTGGCATCATCGGTATCATTTTATGAATGCCCAGGTAGCTGCTTATGAAGTAGCTAATACAACAGACCTGATTTATAAAGTCGCTGGTGTAAAAACAAATTTGTTTCGACCACCCGGAGGAATCATGACCAATGGGGTAGCTAATTACGCAAGAAATAGTAAATACGCCATTATTATGTGGTCTTCTGACTCAATTGATTATTCGCAGCCTAGAGTCCCAAATTTAATTAATAACGTTTTCAGAACTGCAAAACCTGGTGGAATTGTGCTGATGCACGATGGTGGAGGGGATCGTTCCCAAACTGTACAAGCTTTACCTGAAATCATTGCCAAGTTTCGCAATCAAGGTTATAGCTTTGTAACTGTTCCAGAACTTTTAGAAATGCAAGAGAAAGATCAAAAAAGGATTGCCAATAAAAAATAA
- a CDS encoding ArnT family glycosyltransferase → MRPFREKEWLLSLCVLSMLLWLICLGNSPLRDWDEATIAQVAREIWRSPLGSMGWLYPTLAGEPYHNKPPLMHLLIAWAYSLGGVNEWTTRLPGAVLTALGVPLLFSVGRLIFPAKLPALFAALVYMTMLPVVRHGRLAMLDGALVTFFLLVLFCLFKARKNQRYALGVGFGLGLIALTKGMMVLLLGGIVCLFLLINRQLSWLRNPYLWIGILLGNAPAIAWYLAQWHHYGNSFLQINLQSQTFDRLTQPVDGNTGLPWYYLIEILKYGFPWLLFLPGGFYLAGKQRHTTWGCLVLVGTVVYLATISLMKTKLPWYVIPVYPFLALAVGAKLSEVWEHRHIQSRIWTVIFVLLSIAGVGGCVYFAIADPQPVLIVMSIVIAISMGSVAWLVSRRDRNFIPVLFTGMYLVLALLMSSQSWIWELNEAFPVKPVAALIRANVSPQTKIYTSFAYSRPSLDFYCDCQVIAVSSSTLKQMWLDKSYLLLDNATLQTINLPNSLILGNSEEFALIYPKS, encoded by the coding sequence ATGCGTCCATTCCGAGAAAAAGAATGGCTGTTAAGCTTGTGCGTGTTATCTATGCTGTTGTGGCTAATATGCTTGGGTAACTCACCTTTACGTGATTGGGATGAGGCAACAATAGCACAAGTTGCCCGTGAAATTTGGCGATCGCCCCTTGGTTCTATGGGTTGGCTTTATCCAACTTTGGCAGGAGAACCGTATCATAACAAACCACCCTTGATGCACTTACTGATCGCTTGGGCTTATTCTTTAGGTGGTGTCAATGAATGGACAACACGTTTACCTGGCGCAGTATTAACGGCTTTAGGCGTACCTTTGCTTTTCTCAGTGGGAAGATTAATTTTTCCAGCTAAGTTACCAGCTTTATTTGCTGCCTTAGTTTACATGACAATGTTACCTGTGGTACGTCATGGCAGGTTAGCAATGTTGGATGGTGCGCTAGTTACTTTTTTCTTACTAGTGCTGTTTTGTCTATTCAAAGCACGTAAAAACCAACGCTATGCTTTAGGTGTGGGGTTTGGTTTAGGGCTGATTGCGCTCACTAAAGGGATGATGGTTTTGCTGTTGGGGGGAATTGTCTGTTTATTTCTCTTAATCAATAGACAATTAAGTTGGTTGAGAAATCCTTATTTATGGATAGGAATATTATTAGGAAATGCGCCTGCGATCGCTTGGTATCTTGCACAATGGCATCATTATGGCAATAGTTTTTTACAAATCAATTTGCAATCACAAACTTTTGACAGACTCACACAACCTGTAGATGGTAATACGGGACTTCCTTGGTACTATTTAATTGAAATACTCAAATATGGTTTTCCCTGGCTATTATTTTTACCTGGAGGGTTTTATCTAGCTGGGAAACAGCGTCATACTACTTGGGGGTGTTTGGTGCTTGTAGGCACAGTAGTATATTTAGCAACTATTTCTCTCATGAAAACAAAACTCCCCTGGTATGTGATACCTGTGTATCCATTTTTAGCTTTAGCAGTTGGCGCAAAACTCAGTGAAGTTTGGGAACATCGACATATTCAAAGCAGAATTTGGACGGTAATATTTGTTTTGTTGTCTATTGCAGGTGTAGGAGGTTGCGTTTACTTCGCTATAGCTGATCCTCAGCCTGTGTTAATAGTGATGAGTATTGTTATAGCTATCAGCATGGGTAGTGTAGCATGGTTGGTGAGTAGACGCGATCGCAATTTTATTCCAGTTTTATTCACTGGGATGTATCTAGTTTTAGCATTATTGATGAGTTCACAGTCTTGGATTTGGGAATTAAACGAAGCTTTCCCAGTTAAACCCGTGGCTGCATTAATTCGTGCCAATGTTTCACCACAAACAAAAATTTATACTTCTTTTGCTTATAGCCGCCCCAGTTTAGATTTTTACTGCGATTGCCAAGTTATTGCAGTATCTTCATCAACTCTAAAACAAATGTGGTTGGATAAATCTTATTTACTTTTAGATAACGCAACTTTGCAAACAATCAATTTACCTAATTCCCTCATTCTTGGTAATTCTGAAGAATTTGCCTTGATTTATCCTAAAAGCTGA
- the dxr gene encoding 1-deoxy-D-xylulose-5-phosphate reductoisomerase, with product MKAITLVGSTGSIGTQTLDIVTQYPDQFRIVGLAAGSNVEMLAAQIRQFRPSIAAISAAEKLPALQEALKDLDPQPILLGGEAGVIEVARYGDAETVVTGIVGCAGLLPTIAAIEAGKDIALANKETLIAGGPVVLPLVEKHGVKLLPADSEHSAIFQCLQGVPKGGLRRILLTASGGAFRDWDVARLAEVTVADALKHPNWSMGRKITVDSATLMNKGLEVIEAHFLFGLDYEDIDIVIHPQSIIHSLIELQDTSVLAQLGWPDMRLPLLYAMSWPERIYTNWERLDLVKAGNLTFREPDHQKYPCMRLAYAAGKAGGSMPAVLNAANEQVVALFLEEKITFLDIPRCIESVCDRHQNDNCANPALDDILAADQWARQEVLTATKNLAAQPRIISVS from the coding sequence GTGAAAGCTATAACTCTTGTTGGTTCTACCGGCTCAATTGGTACTCAGACTTTAGATATTGTCACTCAGTACCCAGATCAGTTTCGGATTGTGGGATTGGCGGCTGGGAGCAATGTAGAAATGCTAGCGGCTCAAATTCGGCAATTCCGACCAAGTATAGCGGCGATTTCTGCCGCAGAAAAACTGCCAGCACTCCAAGAAGCACTCAAAGACCTTGATCCCCAACCCATTTTACTTGGTGGCGAAGCGGGTGTCATTGAAGTCGCTCGCTATGGTGATGCTGAAACCGTGGTTACTGGCATTGTAGGTTGTGCGGGTTTACTACCAACGATCGCCGCTATTGAAGCTGGTAAAGATATTGCCTTAGCAAACAAAGAAACTCTCATCGCCGGTGGGCCAGTAGTCTTACCCCTAGTTGAAAAGCACGGTGTCAAATTACTCCCCGCCGATTCCGAGCATTCGGCTATCTTTCAGTGTCTCCAAGGTGTTCCTAAAGGTGGCTTACGGCGGATTCTACTCACCGCCTCTGGGGGAGCATTCCGGGATTGGGATGTAGCCAGGTTAGCAGAGGTGACAGTTGCTGATGCTCTCAAGCATCCTAACTGGTCAATGGGACGTAAAATCACCGTTGATTCTGCCACTTTGATGAATAAAGGGTTGGAAGTAATCGAGGCTCATTTTTTGTTTGGCTTAGATTACGAAGATATCGATATTGTCATCCATCCCCAAAGCATCATTCACTCACTAATTGAGCTGCAAGATACTTCGGTACTGGCACAATTAGGCTGGCCAGATATGCGTTTACCCCTACTGTATGCGATGTCTTGGCCAGAACGTATTTATACTAACTGGGAAAGACTAGATTTAGTCAAAGCGGGAAATCTTACTTTCCGCGAACCAGATCATCAAAAGTATCCCTGTATGCGGTTAGCTTACGCGGCTGGTAAGGCTGGCGGTTCTATGCCTGCTGTGTTAAATGCTGCTAATGAACAGGTAGTAGCTTTATTCCTAGAAGAGAAAATCACATTTTTAGATATTCCTCGGTGTATTGAATCAGTGTGCGATCGCCATCAAAATGATAACTGTGCAAATCCTGCTTTAGATGACATTTTGGCAGCAGATCAATGGGCAAGACAAGAAGTTTTAACAGCTACTAAAAATTTAGCAGCCCAACCACGTATAATTTCTGTCAGCTAA
- a CDS encoding Gfo/Idh/MocA family protein: protein MILSLQEDYSIEPHKTSVLKVKIGLVGCGYWGPKLARNFSALNEVELTMLCDLEKDRLEQMQLLYPKAHVTCSFAELLNSEIDAIVIATPVKSHYSLVKAALEAGKHVLVEKPMTSSLAAAQELADIAKHKNLVLLVGHTFEYSTAVQTIQNILNSGELGKIKYINSVRGNLGIFRSDVNVVWDLAIHDISIIYYLLKKSPKAVSAYGESCISRNKDIQDVAVLTLDFADNILSTIHVSWLEPVKTRRMTIVGTKKILVYDDTASNPVLVYDRGITVNSNICNPSQAEFTYRCGEVQPYLVKKVEALHLEAQHFIDCIKGRTHPQSSSSVGVEVVRILEAAQYSLSHNGIKSYLNV from the coding sequence ATGATACTTTCTTTACAGGAAGACTACTCCATTGAACCCCATAAAACATCTGTTTTAAAAGTTAAAATTGGTCTTGTAGGCTGTGGCTACTGGGGTCCAAAACTAGCAAGGAACTTTTCTGCACTCAATGAAGTTGAGTTAACAATGCTTTGTGATTTGGAAAAAGACCGACTGGAGCAAATGCAACTCCTTTATCCGAAGGCTCACGTTACTTGTAGTTTTGCAGAACTTCTCAATAGTGAAATCGATGCAATTGTCATTGCCACTCCAGTGAAAAGTCACTATTCTTTAGTTAAAGCAGCCCTGGAGGCAGGAAAACACGTTTTGGTTGAAAAGCCCATGACTTCATCCTTAGCCGCCGCTCAGGAGCTTGCAGATATAGCAAAACACAAAAATTTAGTTCTCTTGGTTGGTCATACATTTGAGTACAGCACGGCAGTACAGACTATTCAAAATATCTTGAATTCGGGAGAACTAGGCAAAATTAAATATATTAATTCTGTGCGGGGAAACCTGGGTATATTCCGGTCAGATGTGAATGTTGTTTGGGATTTAGCAATTCACGATATTTCAATTATTTATTACCTACTAAAGAAATCCCCAAAAGCGGTCAGTGCTTACGGTGAAAGCTGCATTTCCAGAAACAAAGATATTCAAGATGTTGCTGTTCTTACTCTTGATTTTGCAGATAATATTCTCTCGACAATTCATGTCAGTTGGTTAGAGCCTGTGAAAACTCGTCGCATGACGATTGTTGGTACTAAAAAAATACTAGTTTATGATGACACGGCTAGTAACCCAGTTTTAGTTTACGACCGAGGGATTACAGTTAACTCTAATATTTGTAATCCTTCACAAGCTGAATTCACCTATCGTTGCGGTGAAGTTCAGCCCTATTTGGTAAAAAAAGTTGAAGCCCTTCATTTAGAAGCTCAACATTTTATCGATTGTATCAAAGGTAGAACACATCCCCAAAGCAGCAGTAGCGTGGGGGTAGAAGTCGTCAGAATTTTAGAAGCGGCTCAGTATTCTTTGTCTCACAATGGGATCAAGAGTTACTTAAACGTGTAG
- a CDS encoding glycosyltransferase family 2 protein yields MVATNVETLQHLGVVVIGRNEGDRLRLSLLSVIQPLTTRQGIMPEHQYPIVYVDSGSTDGSVALAKSLGVEVVELDSQIPFTAARAYNAGCDRLLALYPHTQFVQFVDGDCIIVESWLEKAYAKLVCCPDIFLVCGRRREEFPTLTVFHRLCDMEWNTPLGETTECGGESMVRVSDFQSVGGFDTTLIAGEEPELCLRLLRAGGKIFRLDAETSIHDVQMVRWEQWWKRTLRGGYAFAEGAWRYRRTPERFCIRQSFRIWFWGLLLPLLSLATVVMTRGVSVLILLLAYGLLIARITFSTRQRFGLGNAIIYGLFCVLGKFPELQGQWEFIFYQLRQQQRLIVEYKLDQ; encoded by the coding sequence ATGGTAGCCACAAATGTAGAAACTTTGCAGCATCTTGGAGTTGTTGTTATTGGACGAAATGAGGGCGATCGCCTTCGCCTATCTTTACTCTCTGTAATTCAACCTCTAACTACCCGTCAAGGAATCATGCCAGAACATCAATACCCAATAGTGTACGTTGATTCTGGTTCAACGGATGGTAGCGTAGCTTTGGCAAAAAGTTTAGGCGTTGAAGTTGTAGAGCTAGATTCTCAGATTCCTTTCACCGCCGCCCGTGCCTATAATGCAGGTTGTGATCGGTTGTTAGCATTATATCCCCATACACAGTTTGTCCAGTTTGTAGACGGTGATTGCATAATTGTTGAAAGCTGGCTAGAGAAAGCTTATGCTAAACTCGTGTGCTGTCCTGATATTTTCCTGGTTTGTGGACGACGACGAGAAGAGTTTCCCACACTCACAGTTTTTCATCGTTTGTGCGATATGGAGTGGAACACGCCATTAGGTGAAACCACAGAGTGTGGTGGTGAATCAATGGTGCGAGTTAGCGACTTCCAATCTGTGGGAGGATTTGACACGACACTCATCGCCGGAGAAGAGCCGGAACTATGCTTGCGTCTACTCCGTGCAGGTGGGAAGATATTTCGCTTAGATGCAGAGACTTCCATTCATGATGTGCAAATGGTTCGCTGGGAACAATGGTGGAAGCGGACATTGCGCGGAGGCTATGCTTTTGCTGAAGGGGCTTGGCGATACCGTAGAACACCCGAACGCTTCTGTATACGGCAGAGCTTCAGGATTTGGTTTTGGGGCTTGTTATTACCCCTATTAAGCCTCGCTACAGTAGTCATGACAAGAGGTGTGAGCGTGCTAATTCTATTGCTTGCCTATGGGTTGCTTATTGCCCGCATTACCTTTAGTACGAGGCAACGCTTTGGTCTTGGCAATGCAATAATTTATGGATTATTTTGTGTTTTGGGTAAATTTCCAGAATTGCAGGGTCAATGGGAGTTTATATTTTATCAACTGCGACAACAACAGCGACTGATAGTTGAATATAAACTCGACCAGTGA
- a CDS encoding acyl-CoA thioesterase produces MSKEQSSQAQLPPTSAIELPSISEFNTWFTYPVKVHPHHTDYAGVVWHGNYITWMEEARIECLRSIGIEYADLVALGCDLPVVELSVRYHRSIPLGIEVLVKTRMAEVTGVRINWDYAIVSTDGQQLYATAKVTLVGLDRERGKIMRQLPASVQDAFAKIAAPKNN; encoded by the coding sequence ATGTCTAAAGAACAATCTAGCCAAGCACAACTCCCACCCACTAGTGCGATTGAACTCCCCTCAATTAGTGAATTCAATACTTGGTTTACATATCCTGTAAAAGTTCATCCCCACCACACTGATTATGCTGGTGTTGTTTGGCATGGTAATTATATCACCTGGATGGAAGAAGCACGGATAGAATGTTTGCGCTCTATAGGTATTGAGTATGCTGATTTAGTAGCTTTGGGTTGCGATTTACCAGTTGTAGAACTTTCTGTCCGCTATCACCGTTCTATTCCGTTAGGAATTGAGGTGTTGGTCAAAACTCGCATGGCGGAAGTGACTGGTGTCCGCATCAATTGGGATTATGCGATCGTTTCCACTGATGGGCAACAGTTATATGCTACCGCCAAAGTAACCTTAGTCGGTTTAGATCGAGAAAGAGGGAAGATAATGCGTCAGTTACCCGCAAGTGTTCAGGATGCCTTCGCCAAGATTGCCGCACCGAAGAATAATTGA